CCGAGCCGTCCGAGCGCGAATCCGAGCCCGCGTCTTCGTCCTCGTCCCGCAGGCGCGGTTCGGTGACCGTCGAGCGCCACAGCCGGGCGCAGGCCAGGAGGGAGGCCGCCACCAGCAGCCCGTTGCGCGCCCCGAGCACCAGGACTCCCGGGCCGTCGCTCATGACGACGTGTGTGAACCAGATGGGGAACTCCAGCAGCGTCAGCCCCGTCGCGGCCAGCACCAGGGCGGCGGGCAGCGCCTGTCGGCTGGCGCGCAGCGTCAGGCACACGGCCGCGAGCCCGACCAGCCAGATCAGGTACTGCGGGCTGAGGACGCGGCTCGTGGTGGTGAAGATCAGCACAGCGGCGAAGGCAGCGTCAGCGGGAGTGCTCCGCGTCCACTCCCTGGCCCGCAGCCGCCACAGCAGCAGCCATCCGAACCCCAGCACGGTCAGCACCAGCGCCGCATCGCTGACCAGCCGCACATGGGGCCCCACGAACTCCATCGAGCCGTAGTTCAGCAGCACCTGGCCCTCCCAGCCGAAGTGCCGTGCCACGTGCAGCACCAGCGCGCCGAGCGACTCCACCTCCGTGCCCCGGCCGCCCTGCGCCGTCACGAAGTCCAGCGCGCCCGGCATCGTCGCCGTGAACAGCGTCACCACCACGGCGGCCGTCAGCAGGGCGCTCAGCCACACGGTGCGGGTGACCCGGCCGCGCGGGGTGCCGAGCAGCAACAGCACGGGCCACACCTTCACCATCGCGCCGAGCCCCGCCAACGCCCCCGCGGCACGCGGATGCCGGGCAGCGGCCAGCAGGGCGGCCACGGCGAGTGCGGTGACCATCAGGTCGTAGCGCGCGTAGGCCGTCGGGCCCAGCAGCGGAACCCCCACGATCCACACCCACACCCCGGCCCGCCGCGCCCCGTCGGCGGGGGCCCGCGCCCGCGCCCGGGAGGCGTACAGCAACAGGGCGAGCACGGCCGCGTCGGCGGCGCAGGCGAGCATGAAGAAAGCGGCGGCGTAGCTGAGGAGGCCGAGGCCGGTCAGCAGCCCGGGGGAGAGGATGGCGAGCGCGGCGGCGGGCGGATACTGCCAGGTCACATCGTCGGTGGGGAAGGAGCCGGCGCTCAGCTGGGTGAACCAGCCGTGGTAGATCACCGAGACGTCGGTGGTCACGTCCAGCCCGCCGGGCAGCGAGAACACCTTGAAGACGTACAGCAGCAGCGCCGTCCGCGTCACCGCCCAGGCCAGCAGGGGCACGGCAACGCCGCCGGTCGTCCTCGCCTCGCCCCGCACAGGTGTCCTCTCAGTCCGTCCGTTGTTCGACCGCGAGGCCATCATGCCGTCCGTCCCGTATGAGGGCCATCAGGAGCGCCGCCCGCCGCCCGTACCGGCCCGGGTGCCTGCCGCTCGGGGTACTGTCGGCGGCGATGCGCAAGACCTTGATCGTCACCAATGACTTTCCGCCACGCCCCGGCGGGATCCAGGCATTCCTGCACAGCATGGCGCTGCGTCTGGACCCCTCCGAGGTCGTCGTCTACGCCTC
This sequence is a window from Streptomyces sp. NBC_01775. Protein-coding genes within it:
- a CDS encoding glycosyltransferase 87 family protein; its protein translation is MASRSNNGRTERTPVRGEARTTGGVAVPLLAWAVTRTALLLYVFKVFSLPGGLDVTTDVSVIYHGWFTQLSAGSFPTDDVTWQYPPAAALAILSPGLLTGLGLLSYAAAFFMLACAADAAVLALLLYASRARARAPADGARRAGVWVWIVGVPLLGPTAYARYDLMVTALAVAALLAAARHPRAAGALAGLGAMVKVWPVLLLLGTPRGRVTRTVWLSALLTAAVVVTLFTATMPGALDFVTAQGGRGTEVESLGALVLHVARHFGWEGQVLLNYGSMEFVGPHVRLVSDAALVLTVLGFGWLLLWRLRAREWTRSTPADAAFAAVLIFTTTSRVLSPQYLIWLVGLAAVCLTLRASRQALPAALVLAATGLTLLEFPIWFTHVVMSDGPGVLVLGARNGLLVAASLLACARLWRSTVTEPRLRDEDEDAGSDSRSDGSDSGSGSGGSGSGSDGSGPEADGDGGASRAHSPSGDRLLTW